CTTATAATTGCTAATTTATTAGGCGCAATTCTATCGACCATGGGTCCTATCGGCAAGGCAATCTGGCTGGCTGGAACATGTTTGCTTGGTTACTTGGGACTTTCGGTGGCAGTGAAGAAAAGGGAGGAAATCGTCTCTTTATTTTCTAGTTTGCCTCGTTTTGGCAAGGAGAAACTTGGAAAGGCAGAGACTAAAGTAAACCAAACCAAATTACTTGACACCAGTGTCATTATCGATGGGCGAATTTCGGAGTTGTGTCAAAGCGGCTTTGTTGAAGGGGTTTTGTTGGTTCCGGTTTTTGTAGTAGATGAATTAAGACATATTGCAGATTCCGCAGATCTTTTAAAGCGGAATAGGGGCCGCAGGGGTCTTGATATTCTTAATGCCATGAAAAAATCCTCCGATATAAAAGTACAAATATACGAAAATACAAAAGGGTTAGATGATATACCGGAAGTAGATGCCAAACTTGTGAAACTGGGACAAAAGCTTGGGGCGAAGATTGTTACCAACGATTATAACCTCAATAAAGTGGCTGAACTACAGGGAGTTAAGGTGCTTAACATCAATGAACTGGCCAATGCCATTAAGCCGGTGGTATTACCCGGTGAAGAAATGACTGTTACCGTTGTTAAAGATGGTAAGGAAATGGGTCAGGGTGTTGCATATCTTGATGATGGCACCATGATTGTTGTGGATGGTGGAAAGCGTTATATTGGTCAAACCATTAGCGTTTTAGTTACCAGTGTTTTACAGACTGCGGCGGGACGTATGATATTTGCCAAACCAAAGGGTTTGGATAAAAGAAGCGAAGCTACTGGACAAGTAATAAGTGGAGTGAATGCAATTGGGTAATATTGTTGCTGTAATTCCTGCAGCGGGCATGGGGAGCCGTATGGGTACTGAGGTTAAAAAGCAGTATCTAAAATTGCAAGACCGACCTATTTTAGCCCATACCATTGATGCGTTAGAACAAGTCCCCGATATTACAGGTATTGTATTAGTTGTTTCTCCTGGTGAAGAGACCCTGTGCCAGGAATTGATATTAAAGGGCAATTTATTTAACAAGATCATGGCGGTGGTACCTGGTGGTGACCACCGCCAAACTTCTGTCTATCATGGGCTTTGCAGTCTGCCAGGTGATACCGAACTGGTGGTTATACATGATGGCGCCAGGCCCTTGGTACAAAGGGCAGAAATAAGCCACATTATAAAGGAAGCTCGCCGGGTAGGAGCAGCAGCCTTGGCTGTACCGGTGAAGGACACGGTCAAGCTGGTTAACGATCAAGGATATGTTATAGCTACGCCTAATCGTGAAAAGCTTTGGGCAGTTCAGACGCCTCAGGTATTTAACTATGAACTCATTCTCAAGGCACACCAGGATGCACGGGAAAAGGGTGTTTATGCCACTGATGATTGCGCTTTGGTAGAAGCATTAGGGCAACCAGTCAAACTGGTGCAAGGAAGTTATGAAAATATTAAAATCACTACACCAGAAGATATGGTTATGGCCCAGGCCTTTCTTAAAAGGAGGAATTGTTGGTGCGAGTAGGCATCGGTTATGATGTACACAAGCTGGTAGCTGAGCGGCAACTAGTGCTGGGGGGAGTGGTCATCCCCTACGAGTTTGGTCTGTTAGGTCATTCCGATGCGGATGTTTTAATTCATGCCATTATGGACGCATTATTGGGGGCTGCTGCACTGGGGGATATTGGCCGACATTTTCCTGACAACGAGCCACGGTATAAAGGAATATCGAGCATGAAGCTTTTAGAGGAAGTACGAGAAAAGCTGGCTGTAAAGGGCTACAGTGTAAACAACTTGGATGCCGTGGTCGTAGCCCAAGCACCCAAATTAGCACCCTATATTCAAGCCATGCAGCAAAACATTGCCCGTACGCTACAGGTGGATTTAGACAGTGTTAATATAAAAGCAACCACCACCGAACACCTTGGCTTTGCAGGGCGGGGAGAAGGCATTGGCGCCTATGCCGTTTGTACACTCCAGCAGGGCTGACCGCAGCAGGTCTAAAAGCAGGGGAATCACATTAACACCAGCGAAACGACTTATCGTAGTACAGGTAACGGCACTTGGTGAAGACAAGTTTTACTTATAGGAAAAAGGATTTTTGGATAATATGTGGAAAAGTAGACATTTTATGACGTACTTTTACGTTTTAGAAATTTAAAAAGGGAGTCATGAAGTATGAATAAAAAACTCACAAGTTTTATCCATGATATTATAGATAAAGATTTGGAAGAAGGTAAAAACGGTAGCAAGGTACATACACGCTTCCCGCCCGAGCCAAACGGCTACCTTCATATTGGACATGCTAAGTCCATATGTTTAAACTTTGGTATTGCTAAGGAATACAGTGGCCTTTGTAATTTGCGATTTGACGATACCAACCCAAGCAAAGAAGATGTTGAATACGTCGACTCCATACAAGAGGATGTAAAATGGTTGGGTTTTAGCTGGGAAGATCGTATGTTTTATGCATCTAATTACTTTGATCAATTGTATGAATTTGCTGTCCAGTTAATCAAAGCAGGGAAAGCCTATGTTGATGACTTAAGCGCGGAAGAGATCAGAGAGTACCGGGGAACATTAACCCAACCAGGAAAGGATAGTCCCTACCGTAATCGGTCGGTGGGGGAAAATTTAGAGCTCTTTGAGCAGATGAAGGCGGGAAACTTCCCGGATGGTTCCCGGGTAGTACGTGCCAAGATAGATATGTCCTCGCCGAACATCAATATGAGAGATCCGGTTCTATACCGCATTCAAAAAACAAAACATCACCGCACTGGTGATAAGTGGTCTATTTATCCGATGTATGACTATGCCCATCCCCTTTCCGATGCCATCGAAGGAATTACACATTCCATTTGCACCTGCGAATTTGAGGACCATCGTCCACTATATCATTGGGTTGTTGAAAATGTTAGCGCCATTGCTGGACTTAAATCCAAACCACAGCAAATTGAATTTGCCCGATTGAATCTTAGCCATACCGTTATGAGTAAACGGAAGCTACGGCAATTAGTGGAGGAAGGACACGTTAAGGGATGGGATGACCCAAGAATGCCTACCATTTCTGGTTTGCGTAGGCGAGGCTACACGCCGGAAGCCATCCGGGATTTCTGTGAACGCATAGGGGTAGCCAAGGCTGTGAGTACCGTTGATATTGCAATGCTTGAACACTGCATCCGGGAGGACTTGAGCTCTAAGGCACCTCGTATTATGGGGGTTCTTCGTCCAGTTAAAGTAGTGATTGACAACTACCCAGAGGGCCAAGTGGAGTGGTTGGAAGCAGAATACCATCAGGAGAATCCTGAACTGGGTGGACGTAAGATACCATTCTCCCGTGTCCTTTATATTGAACAGGATGATTTTATGGAAGACCCTCCAAAGAAATTTTTCCGCTTAGCTCCGGGTAAAGAAGTTCGTCTAAAATACGCTTATATCATAAAATGTGAGCAGGTTGTAAAAGACGAGCAAACCGGAGAGATTGTGGAAATCCACTGTACTTACGATCCTGATACAAAGAGCGGCACAAACAACGAGGTCCGTAAGGTAAAAGGAACACTTCATTGGGTGTCAGTGGAGCATGCTATCCGTGCAGAGGTAAGATTGTATGACCATTTATTTACCAAAGCAAACCCTGAGGAAGAAAGGGATACCGATTTTAAACAGAATTTGAATCCCAACTCCCTGGAAGTGTTAAAAAATTCCTTCCTTGAGCCTAGTTTAGCCGATGCCAAGCCGGGCGACAAGTACCAGTTCCAGAGACAAGGGTATTTTAGTGTAGATCCCGATTCGAAGGAAGATAGAAAAGTATTTAACAGGGTTGTTTCATTAAAGGATTCCTGGGCTAAAATGCAAAAAAAGTAAACCGCATAATCCTATAGAACCAGAAGACCCCTTGCCAAATTGGAAGGGGTCTTTGCTTATACTTTAGCCCTTTTATAAAAAAGAATCCAAGCAACAACTATGCTGATAGTCCCAACGCAATTC
This genomic interval from Desulforamulus reducens MI-1 contains the following:
- a CDS encoding glutamine--tRNA ligase/YqeY domain fusion protein, whose amino-acid sequence is MNKKLTSFIHDIIDKDLEEGKNGSKVHTRFPPEPNGYLHIGHAKSICLNFGIAKEYSGLCNLRFDDTNPSKEDVEYVDSIQEDVKWLGFSWEDRMFYASNYFDQLYEFAVQLIKAGKAYVDDLSAEEIREYRGTLTQPGKDSPYRNRSVGENLELFEQMKAGNFPDGSRVVRAKIDMSSPNINMRDPVLYRIQKTKHHRTGDKWSIYPMYDYAHPLSDAIEGITHSICTCEFEDHRPLYHWVVENVSAIAGLKSKPQQIEFARLNLSHTVMSKRKLRQLVEEGHVKGWDDPRMPTISGLRRRGYTPEAIRDFCERIGVAKAVSTVDIAMLEHCIREDLSSKAPRIMGVLRPVKVVIDNYPEGQVEWLEAEYHQENPELGGRKIPFSRVLYIEQDDFMEDPPKKFFRLAPGKEVRLKYAYIIKCEQVVKDEQTGEIVEIHCTYDPDTKSGTNNEVRKVKGTLHWVSVEHAIRAEVRLYDHLFTKANPEEERDTDFKQNLNPNSLEVLKNSFLEPSLADAKPGDKYQFQRQGYFSVDPDSKEDRKVFNRVVSLKDSWAKMQKK
- a CDS encoding PIN/TRAM domain-containing protein, whose product is MVRKMIYGLLILLFGSMGFWAGLYSISNNLVTVPATLPQLKFGVIALGALLGVLVGVISTPWIIKGGLALTAVVDQYLVKTPTQDLIMGALGLIFGLIIANLLGAILSTMGPIGKAIWLAGTCLLGYLGLSVAVKKREEIVSLFSSLPRFGKEKLGKAETKVNQTKLLDTSVIIDGRISELCQSGFVEGVLLVPVFVVDELRHIADSADLLKRNRGRRGLDILNAMKKSSDIKVQIYENTKGLDDIPEVDAKLVKLGQKLGAKIVTNDYNLNKVAELQGVKVLNINELANAIKPVVLPGEEMTVTVVKDGKEMGQGVAYLDDGTMIVVDGGKRYIGQTISVLVTSVLQTAAGRMIFAKPKGLDKRSEATGQVISGVNAIG
- the ispD gene encoding 2-C-methyl-D-erythritol 4-phosphate cytidylyltransferase encodes the protein MGNIVAVIPAAGMGSRMGTEVKKQYLKLQDRPILAHTIDALEQVPDITGIVLVVSPGEETLCQELILKGNLFNKIMAVVPGGDHRQTSVYHGLCSLPGDTELVVIHDGARPLVQRAEISHIIKEARRVGAAALAVPVKDTVKLVNDQGYVIATPNREKLWAVQTPQVFNYELILKAHQDAREKGVYATDDCALVEALGQPVKLVQGSYENIKITTPEDMVMAQAFLKRRNCWCE
- the ispF gene encoding 2-C-methyl-D-erythritol 2,4-cyclodiphosphate synthase, with the translated sequence MRVGIGYDVHKLVAERQLVLGGVVIPYEFGLLGHSDADVLIHAIMDALLGAAALGDIGRHFPDNEPRYKGISSMKLLEEVREKLAVKGYSVNNLDAVVVAQAPKLAPYIQAMQQNIARTLQVDLDSVNIKATTTEHLGFAGRGEGIGAYAVCTLQQG